A single genomic interval of Lynx canadensis isolate LIC74 chromosome A2, mLynCan4.pri.v2, whole genome shotgun sequence harbors:
- the MON1A gene encoding vacuolar fusion protein MON1 homolog A, producing MAADMQRKRSSECPDGTLAPSDGQSMERAESPTPGLAQGMEPGAGQEGAMFVHARSYEDLTESEDGAASGDSPKEGVGGPPPLPADMRQISQDFSELSTQLTGVARDLQEEMLPGSSEDWPEPSGAAGRPATEPPREGTGEGDEEEAAEAWRLHQKHVFVLSEAGKPVYSRYGSEEALSSTMGVMVALVSFLEADKNAIRSIHADGYKVVFVRRSPLVLVAVARTRQSAQELAQELLYIYYQILSLLTGAQLSHIFQQKQNYDLRRLLSGSERITDNLLQLMARDPSFLMGAARCLPLAAAVRDAVSASLQQARARSLVFSILLARNQLVALVRRKDQFLHPIDLHLLFNLISSSSSFREGEAWTPVCLPKFNAAGFFHAHISYLEPDTDLCLLLVSTDREDFFAVSDCRRRFQERLRKRGAHLALREALRTPYYSVAQVGIPDLRHFLYKSKSSGLFTSPEIEAPYTSEEEQERLLGLYQYLHSRAHNASRPLKTIYYTGPNENLLAWVTGAFELYMCYSPLGTKASAVSAIHKLMRWIRKEEDRLFILTPLTY from the exons ATGGCTGCTGACatgcagaggaagaggagcagCGAATGCCCCGATGGCACCCTGGCTCCTTCTGATGGGCAGAGTATGGAGAGAGCTGAGAGCCCCACACCAGGACTGGCTCAGGGAATGGAGCCAG GTGCTGGGCAGGAGGGTGCCATGTTCGTCCATGCCCGTTCCTATGAGGACCTGACTGAATCGGAGGATGGGGCAGCTTCTGGGGACAGCCCCAAGGAGGGTGTTGGGGGTCCTCCACCACTGCCTGCAGACATGCGACAGATCAGCCAGGACTTCAGCGAGCTGAGCACCCAACTGACGGGTGTGGCCCGAGACCTGCAGGAGGAGATGCTGCCAGGAAGCTCTGAGGACTGGCCAGAGCCTTCAGGGGCAGCTGGGCGGCCAGCCACAGAACCCCCCAGGGAGGGCACAGGCGAGGGGGATGAGGAGGAGGCTGCTGAGGCATGGCGACTGCACCAGAAGCACGTCTTTGTGCTGAGCGAGGCGGGGAAGCCTGTGTACTCCCGCTATGGGTCAGAGGAGGCACTTTCCAGCACCATGGGTGTCATGGTGGCCCTGGTGTCCTTCCTGGAGGCAGACAAGAACGCCATTCGTTCTATCCACGCAG ATGGCTACAAGGTAGTATTCGTGCGCCGGAGCCCACTGGTGTTGGTGGCAGTGGCGCGCACGCGGCAATCGGCGCAGGAACTGGCGCAGGAGCTGCTCTACATCTACTACCAGATCCTGAGCCTTCTTACCGGTGCCCAGCTGAGCCACATCTTCCAGCAGAAGCAGAACTACGACCTGCGGCGCCTGCTCTCGGGCTCGGAGCGCATCACCGACAACCTGCTGCAGCTCATGGCGCGAGACCCCAGCTTCCTCATGGGGGCAGCGCGCTGCTTGCCCCTGGCTGCGGCCGTGCGCGACGCGGTGAGTGCCAGCCTGCAGCAGGCGCGAGCGCGCAGCCTTGTCTTCTCCATCCTGCTGGCACGCAACCAGCTGGTGGCGCTCGTGCGCCGCAAGGACCAATTCCTGCACCCTATCGACCTGCACCTGCTCTTCAATCTCATAAGTTCCTCTTCATCCTTCCGTGAGGGAGAAGCCTGGACGCCTGTGTGCCTACCCAAATTTAATGCAGCCGGCTTCTTCCATGCACACATCTCTTACCTGGAGCCTGACACCGACCTCTGCTTGTTGCTCGTCTCCACCGACCGGGAGGACTTCTTTGCAGTCTCTGACTGCCGCCGCCGCTTTCAGGAGCGCCTGCGGAAGCGTGGAGCCCACCTGGCGCTGCGAGAGGCACTGCGCACGCCCTACTACAGTGTTGCCCAAGTGGGCATCCCGGACCTGCGCCACTTCCTCTATAAATCAAAGAGCTCGGGACTCTTCACCAG CCCTGAGATTGAGGCCCCGTACACCAGTGAAGAGGAGCAGGAGCGGCTGCTGGGCCTCTACCAATACCTGCACAGCCGGGCCCACAATGCCTCCCGCCCACTCAAGACCATCTACTACACGGGCCCCAATGAGAACCTCCTGGCCTGG GTGACAGGTGCCTTTGAGCTCTACATGTGCTACAGCCCCCTGGGGACCAAGGCATCTGCTGTCAGTGCCATCCATAAGCTGATGCGCTGGATCCGCAAAGAAGAAGATCGCCTCTTCATCCTCACACCCCTCACCTACTGA